The sequence GCCGAGGATAAGGCGAAAGAAAGTACTCCGAGTCCCAGACTGCTTATCCTTTCTTCGTCCCCGCACCAATTCGGCCCCCAGAGCGTTCCCAAGATCATGTGGTCGGTGGTGGGTGCTTTAATACCCGCGGCCCTCATGGCCATCTTTTACTTCGGCATGCGAGCCCTCTGGATGATGCTCGTGTGCGTGCTGGCAGCCCTGGTCACGGAAGCGCTGATCAATCGCCTGCGAGGGATTGCCTTTACGATCAAGGATGGGAGTGCCATTATTACCGGACTGCTCCTGGCATTGACCCCTGCCGCCTGCTTTTCCCTACAGCTGTGGAGTGATCGGGGCGGTGTTTGCCATTGCCATCGGGAAGCAGATCTTTGGCGGCCTGGGATATAACATATTCAATCCGGCGCTGCTGGGGCGGGCCTTTTTGCAGGCCAGTTTCCCGGTGCAGATGACCACCTGGACCT comes from Candidatus Neomarinimicrobiota bacterium and encodes:
- a CDS encoding RnfABCDGE type electron transport complex subunit D codes for the protein MSVENSKPETTRPKAAAEDKAKESTPSPRLLILSSSPHQFGPQSVPKIMWSVVGALIPAALMAIFYFGMRALWMMLVCVLAALVTEALINRLRGIAFTIKDGSAIITGLLLALTPAACFSLQLWSDRGGVCHCHREADLWRPGI